The Acidimicrobiales bacterium region GCCGCCGACGACGACCACGTCGGCGATCCGGCTCACGGCTGCGAGGCTAGGGGCTTCCGCCATGGACGCCTTCCCCGCCGCCCCCGAAGCGCTCGCCGTCGCCGTCGTGCCCGTGGCCGGGCCCGGCGGCTGAGGGGCGGCGCGGTGGACGCCTTCTTCGTCACCCTCGCCGTCGTGTTCGTGGCCGAGCTGGGCGACAAGAGCCAGCTGATGGCGGTGGCGGCGGCCGCCCGCCACTCGGCGGTCGTCGTGCTGGGCGGGATCGCCGTCGCCGCCTGTGCCGTCCACCTCCTGTCCGTGCTGGCCGGCCGGGCCCTGGCCGAGGCGTTGTCGGGGACGGCGGCGACCGTCGCCGCCGGCCTGGCCTTCCTCGGGTTCGCGCTGTGGACCCTGCGGGGCGAGGACG contains the following coding sequences:
- a CDS encoding TMEM165/GDT1 family protein, whose product is MDAFFVTLAVVFVAELGDKSQLMAVAAAARHSAVVVLGGIAVAACAVHLLSVLAGRALAEALSGTAATVAAGLAFLGFALWTLRGED